In Arsenicicoccus dermatophilus, a genomic segment contains:
- a CDS encoding IS5 family transposase → MSRMQVLSDSEWVLIEPFMPCADGKRGRRFRDHRTVVEPIIYRYRTGIAWRDLPGEFGPWQTVWKRHRRFAGDGTWDRVLTALLARADAAGVIDWDVAVDSTINRAHQHATNTTRLAGGSVESQESAVRAG, encoded by the coding sequence ATGTCGCGGATGCAGGTGCTCTCGGATAGCGAGTGGGTGCTGATCGAGCCGTTCATGCCGTGCGCGGATGGCAAGCGGGGCAGGCGATTTCGTGACCACCGGACCGTGGTCGAGCCGATCATCTACCGGTACCGGACCGGGATCGCGTGGCGGGACCTGCCGGGCGAGTTCGGGCCCTGGCAGACCGTGTGGAAGCGACACCGCCGGTTCGCCGGTGACGGGACCTGGGACCGGGTGCTGACGGCTCTGCTGGCCCGTGCGGACGCGGCGGGGGTCATCGACTGGGACGTCGCTGTCGACTCCACGATCAACCGCGCCCACCAGCACGCGACGAACACCACCCGCCTCGCGGGGGGATCTGTCGAATCACAAGAATCTGCTGTCCGAGCCGGCTGA
- a CDS encoding ABC transporter permease, translating into MTWLQDNLPDVLHLLLTHAWLAAVPLVVGLLIALPLGWIATRLPWLRQPLVLGSGLLYTIPSLALFILMPLILGTRIVDPLNVVVAMTVYTVALLVRTVVDGLGSVPEDTRQSATAMGIGRVRRLLTVELPLAIPVIASGLRVAAVSNVSVLSVAALIGQPQLGVLFTDGFAVGFLTPIVVGIVACVLLAVAFDAAITLAERALTPWRRGTGAEA; encoded by the coding sequence GTGACCTGGCTCCAGGACAACCTGCCCGACGTCCTGCACCTGCTGCTCACCCACGCCTGGCTCGCGGCCGTCCCGCTGGTCGTCGGGCTGCTGATCGCCCTGCCCCTCGGCTGGATCGCCACCCGCCTGCCCTGGCTGCGCCAGCCGCTGGTGCTCGGGTCCGGGCTGCTCTACACGATTCCCTCGCTGGCGTTGTTCATCCTCATGCCGCTGATCCTGGGCACCCGGATCGTCGACCCCCTCAACGTCGTTGTGGCGATGACGGTCTACACCGTCGCCCTCCTCGTCCGGACCGTCGTCGACGGGCTCGGCTCGGTGCCCGAGGACACCCGGCAGTCCGCGACCGCGATGGGCATCGGTCGGGTCCGCAGGCTGCTCACCGTCGAGCTGCCGCTCGCCATACCCGTGATCGCCTCCGGGCTGCGCGTCGCCGCCGTCTCCAACGTGTCGGTCCTCAGCGTCGCCGCCCTCATCGGGCAGCCCCAGCTGGGCGTGCTGTTCACCGACGGCTTCGCCGTGGGCTTCCTGACCCCGATCGTGGTCGGCATCGTCGCGTGCGTGCTGCTCGCGGTGGCCTTCGACGCCGCCATCACCCTCGCCGAGCGGGCCCTCACCCCCTGGCGTCGCGGGACGGGAGCGGAGGCATGA
- a CDS encoding PH domain-containing protein, whose translation MGFWQGLAGNMELVGEQEAHQTYGPWLLEGEQIFSAYKTIRDGFCITSTRVITLDRQGATGKKTRVYSISLDAIVAVTAETAGAGFDDSEITITFITTPRRRAHTVAYGTYTFEFPKSFDVAALYRYFQQVATNNVAALNRD comes from the coding sequence ATGGGTTTCTGGCAAGGACTGGCCGGCAACATGGAGCTGGTGGGTGAGCAGGAGGCCCACCAGACCTACGGGCCGTGGCTGCTGGAGGGGGAGCAGATCTTCAGCGCCTACAAGACGATTCGCGATGGGTTCTGCATCACGAGCACGCGGGTCATCACCCTGGACCGCCAGGGCGCCACGGGCAAGAAGACGCGCGTCTACTCCATCTCGCTCGACGCCATCGTCGCGGTGACGGCCGAGACCGCAGGCGCCGGCTTCGACGACTCGGAGATCACGATCACCTTCATCACCACGCCGCGACGACGGGCGCACACGGTCGCCTACGGCACGTACACCTTCGAGTTTCCCAAGTCCTTCGACGTCGCGGCCCTCTACCGCTACTTCCAACAGGTGGCGACCAACAACGTCGCCGCGCTCAACAGGGACTGA
- a CDS encoding DUF2231 domain-containing protein has product MFDLFDGLPVHVLVVHAVVVLAPLTALLAVAYALAPRTRLGLRRPLAALAVLTGVTGFVAGESGEKLEHRLGNGGEAAVHAHAEAGDLLKVLCVLFMLLVLASVLALLKPHRPEPLAGGHDGGRRGVDGSTRADTRRAGHAKQGPLALITAAVLTLASLGVVYQTLATGHSGARAVWSDRVTPTP; this is encoded by the coding sequence ATGTTCGACCTCTTCGACGGCCTGCCCGTCCACGTCCTCGTCGTCCACGCGGTCGTGGTGCTCGCACCCCTCACCGCGCTCCTCGCCGTGGCCTACGCGCTCGCACCCCGCACCCGCCTCGGCCTGCGCCGGCCGCTCGCGGCCCTCGCGGTCCTGACCGGCGTCACCGGCTTCGTCGCCGGCGAGTCCGGCGAAAAGCTCGAGCACCGGCTCGGCAACGGTGGCGAGGCCGCCGTCCACGCGCACGCCGAGGCCGGCGACCTCCTCAAGGTCCTGTGCGTGCTGTTCATGCTGCTGGTGCTGGCCTCGGTCCTCGCGCTGCTCAAGCCGCACCGTCCCGAGCCTCTGGCCGGCGGCCACGACGGTGGGCGCCGCGGCGTCGACGGCAGCACCCGGGCCGACACCCGCAGAGCGGGCCACGCCAAGCAGGGACCGCTCGCGCTGATCACCGCCGCGGTGCTGACGCTGGCGTCGCTGGGTGTGGTCTACCAGACGCTCGCCACCGGCCACAGCGGCGCCAGGGCCGTCTGGAGCGACCGGGTCACGCCCACCCCCTGA
- a CDS encoding DUF6458 family protein has translation MGIGLGIFLLVVGAILKFAVADPIQGVDLQMIGMILMVAGALSLALALIMQNARRHTTHEALVEHRDTGLHRERY, from the coding sequence ATGGGTATCGGACTCGGCATCTTCCTGCTCGTCGTGGGTGCCATCCTCAAGTTCGCGGTGGCCGACCCGATCCAGGGTGTCGACCTGCAGATGATCGGCATGATCCTCATGGTCGCCGGTGCGCTGTCGCTGGCCCTCGCCCTGATCATGCAGAACGCCCGCCGCCACACCACCCACGAGGCGCTCGTCGAGCACCGGGACACCGGCCTGCACCGCGAGCGCTACTGA
- a CDS encoding cytochrome c oxidase assembly protein, with protein sequence MTGLAHPAPALRRSVPTIPLLAALVAVVLGGLAGGAFAVDRLADPGALVRWGLPLVRALHDVAFAATVGLLLVGTMLVPDDAEGSRRVAAARAAGATGMVWAVTGLLGVVLTFAGAAGMSPLDPGFGDQFGAVAMTFDALKAMVFASLLAIAVTTGAAVGRSRFTLAWMLVLGLVACFPLGLAGHAAGGTAHDTAVTSLQYHLVGAVLWLGGLIGILVLRPRLDAPALATTVERYSTVATWSLAFVALSGVLNATLRVGSLGALGSAYGLVLLVKVALLVALALIGLQQRRAYVARLREHPEVGRGFARFAAIETAVMGLAVGLGVALSRSAPPVPQSRPGISPVESLTGYPAPPEPHAWSWLTTWRVDWLWLSLSLVAVGLYLHGVRILRRRGDRWPVLRTVAWLVGHLIFLHTTQGAPGVYGKVSFSWHMSMHMALSMAVPMFLVMAAPSTLALRVLQPRRDGSFGLRELLLASLHSRWLGFMANPIVAAVNFFFSLIVFYYSPLFELALRTHTGHVLMVVHFILAGYGFAWVLIGIDPGPRKWTPPMRLVLLLGTIGFHTWFGISLMTGTGVLAREFYETLHLGWGWKLLQDQQDGGGIAWGVGEFPTMLLSLLVVLDWVRSDSRETRRYDREADRDDDAQLRAYNERLARMAAHDKDLEARR encoded by the coding sequence GTGACCGGTCTCGCCCACCCCGCCCCCGCGCTGCGGCGCTCCGTCCCGACGATCCCCCTGCTGGCCGCCCTGGTCGCCGTGGTGCTGGGTGGGCTCGCGGGCGGCGCCTTCGCCGTGGACCGGCTGGCGGACCCGGGTGCCCTCGTGCGCTGGGGCTTGCCGCTGGTCCGGGCGCTGCACGACGTGGCCTTCGCCGCCACGGTGGGGCTGCTGCTCGTGGGCACGATGCTGGTGCCCGACGACGCCGAGGGCAGCCGGCGGGTCGCCGCGGCCCGCGCAGCCGGCGCCACCGGGATGGTGTGGGCGGTCACCGGGCTGCTGGGCGTGGTGCTGACCTTCGCCGGGGCGGCCGGCATGTCGCCGCTGGACCCGGGCTTCGGGGACCAGTTCGGCGCAGTCGCGATGACCTTCGACGCCCTCAAGGCGATGGTCTTCGCGTCCCTGCTCGCCATCGCGGTGACCACGGGCGCGGCGGTCGGCCGGTCACGCTTCACGCTGGCCTGGATGCTGGTGCTGGGCCTGGTCGCGTGCTTCCCCCTCGGTCTGGCCGGGCACGCCGCGGGCGGCACCGCCCACGACACGGCCGTCACCTCCCTGCAGTACCACCTCGTCGGCGCGGTCCTGTGGCTCGGCGGGCTGATCGGCATCCTCGTGCTGCGCCCGCGCCTGGACGCGCCCGCCCTGGCGACGACCGTCGAGCGCTACAGCACGGTCGCGACCTGGTCGCTGGCCTTCGTCGCCCTCTCGGGAGTGCTCAACGCCACCCTCCGGGTGGGCTCCCTCGGCGCTCTCGGCTCGGCATACGGCCTGGTGCTGCTGGTCAAGGTGGCCCTGCTCGTGGCTCTGGCCCTGATCGGGCTGCAGCAGCGTCGGGCGTATGTCGCCAGGCTGCGCGAGCACCCCGAGGTCGGCAGGGGCTTCGCAAGGTTCGCCGCGATCGAGACGGCGGTCATGGGCCTGGCCGTCGGGCTCGGCGTGGCGCTGTCCCGGTCGGCCCCGCCGGTGCCCCAGTCCCGCCCGGGCATCTCCCCGGTCGAGTCGCTGACCGGTTATCCCGCCCCGCCCGAGCCGCACGCCTGGTCCTGGCTGACGACCTGGCGCGTGGACTGGCTGTGGCTGTCCCTGTCGCTCGTCGCCGTGGGGCTCTACCTGCACGGGGTGCGGATCCTGCGCCGTCGCGGCGACCGGTGGCCGGTCCTGCGCACCGTCGCCTGGCTGGTCGGCCACCTGATCTTCCTGCACACCACCCAGGGCGCGCCCGGGGTCTACGGCAAGGTGTCCTTCTCCTGGCACATGTCGATGCACATGGCCCTGTCGATGGCGGTGCCGATGTTCCTCGTCATGGCGGCGCCGTCCACGCTGGCGCTGCGGGTGCTGCAGCCGCGCCGGGACGGCTCCTTCGGGCTGCGCGAGCTGCTGCTGGCCTCCCTGCACTCGCGGTGGCTGGGCTTCATGGCCAACCCGATCGTGGCCGCGGTCAACTTCTTCTTCAGCCTGATCGTCTTCTACTACTCGCCGTTGTTCGAGCTGGCGCTGCGCACCCACACCGGGCACGTGCTCATGGTCGTGCACTTCATCCTGGCCGGCTACGGCTTCGCCTGGGTGCTCATCGGCATCGACCCCGGCCCCCGCAAGTGGACCCCGCCGATGCGACTCGTGCTGCTGCTCGGCACGATCGGCTTCCACACGTGGTTCGGCATCTCGCTGATGACCGGCACCGGCGTCCTGGCCCGGGAGTTCTACGAGACGCTGCACCTGGGCTGGGGCTGGAAGCTGCTGCAGGACCAGCAGGACGGCGGCGGGATCGCCTGGGGCGTCGGGGAGTTCCCGACCATGCTGTTGTCGCTGCTCGTCGTCCTGGACTGGGTGCGCTCGGACTCGCGCGAGACCCGACGCTACGACCGCGAGGCCGACCGCGACGACGACGCCCAGCTGCGGGCCTACAACGAGCGGCTGGCCCGGATGGCCGCCCACGACAAGGACCTGGAGGCACGGCGATGA
- a CDS encoding ArsR/SmtB family transcription factor gives MDPRRATLPDRDDVRPVDFERAAELFALLGSPVRVRLLWHLVEHEQDVTTLAEAAQVPLATASHHLGRLRMAGVVEHRADGRRQVYSLQDPHLVQLVSEGVDHVADLRRHP, from the coding sequence ATGGATCCCCGGCGCGCCACCCTGCCTGACCGCGACGACGTCCGACCGGTCGACTTCGAGCGGGCGGCCGAGCTCTTCGCGCTCCTCGGATCCCCCGTGCGGGTCCGGCTGCTGTGGCACCTGGTGGAGCACGAGCAGGACGTCACCACCCTCGCGGAGGCCGCGCAGGTTCCCCTCGCCACGGCGAGCCATCACCTGGGACGACTACGTATGGCGGGAGTCGTGGAGCACCGCGCCGACGGGCGTCGCCAGGTCTACTCGCTGCAGGACCCCCACCTCGTCCAGCTCGTCAGTGAGGGGGTCGACCACGTCGCGGACCTGCGCCGGCACCCCTGA
- a CDS encoding NHL domain-containing thioredoxin family protein encodes MRRPRLRAPELAGRGWLNTGGHEVTLAELRGKVVVLDFWTFCCVNCLHVLDELRPLEEEFADSLVLIGVHSPKFVHEADPEALAAAVERYAVHHPVLDDPELVTWQAYTARAWPTLVVVDPEGYVVASLSGEGHGPGLTCLVRELLEEHEAKGTLRRGDGPYVAPTAPATTLRFPGKAVETDDGGVVVTDTAHHEVVRLAEDLTTEVARWAAEPALVEPQGICRLPREVAERVGYDLVVADSVGHRVRGLDTGSGRWVTLAGTGTQLRERSGEGPALEQELSTPWDVAWWQDVLVVAMAGTHQLWALELRADPADNEIRVLAGTSAEGIRDGRGEEAWLAQPSGLAAAVDGRTLWVADAETSAIRQVTLADETAGLAGGVVLRTPVGQGLFDFGHVDGPAEQALLQHPLGLCALADGSVLVADTYNGALRRYDPVTRMVSTVATGLREPSDVTVAGDPAAAPQDGVLVVTVVESAGHEVRRLGIRLDGQQVTGLSHTTRRPPTELAAGEVALQVSFVPPTGQKLDTRWGDPTQLMVSASPPALLREGAGTARGLTRRLVLDDRVGDGILHVSVRAAACDGDPVTGEIPEHAACHLYQQDWGIPVVLVEGAPAVLPLDLRGV; translated from the coding sequence ATGAGGCGACCGCGGCTGCGCGCCCCCGAGCTGGCCGGCCGTGGCTGGCTCAACACCGGCGGCCACGAGGTCACCCTGGCCGAGCTGCGCGGCAAGGTCGTGGTGCTCGACTTCTGGACCTTCTGCTGCGTCAACTGCCTGCACGTCCTGGACGAGCTGCGGCCGCTGGAGGAGGAGTTCGCGGACTCCCTGGTGCTGATCGGCGTCCACTCGCCCAAGTTCGTCCACGAGGCCGACCCGGAGGCGCTCGCGGCCGCGGTGGAGCGGTATGCCGTCCACCACCCCGTCCTCGACGACCCCGAGCTGGTCACCTGGCAGGCCTACACCGCCCGCGCCTGGCCCACCCTGGTCGTCGTCGACCCCGAGGGCTATGTCGTCGCCTCGCTGTCGGGGGAGGGACACGGGCCGGGGCTCACCTGCCTGGTGCGCGAGCTCCTCGAGGAGCACGAGGCCAAGGGCACCCTGCGTCGCGGCGACGGGCCGTATGTCGCACCGACCGCCCCGGCCACCACCCTGCGCTTCCCCGGCAAGGCGGTCGAGACCGACGACGGCGGGGTCGTGGTCACCGACACCGCGCACCACGAGGTGGTCCGGCTGGCCGAGGACCTGACGACCGAGGTCGCCCGCTGGGCGGCGGAGCCTGCGCTCGTCGAACCGCAGGGGATCTGCCGGCTGCCGCGCGAGGTGGCCGAGCGGGTGGGCTACGACCTCGTCGTGGCCGACAGCGTGGGCCACCGGGTGCGGGGGCTGGACACGGGCAGCGGCCGCTGGGTCACCCTCGCCGGCACCGGGACCCAGCTGCGCGAGCGCTCCGGCGAGGGCCCGGCCCTGGAGCAGGAGCTGTCGACCCCCTGGGACGTCGCCTGGTGGCAGGACGTCCTCGTCGTCGCGATGGCAGGCACCCACCAGCTGTGGGCCCTGGAGCTGCGGGCCGACCCGGCCGACAACGAGATCCGTGTGCTGGCAGGCACCTCCGCCGAGGGCATCCGGGACGGACGCGGCGAGGAGGCCTGGCTGGCCCAGCCCAGCGGGCTGGCCGCCGCCGTGGACGGCCGCACCCTGTGGGTCGCCGACGCCGAGACCTCCGCGATCCGGCAGGTCACCCTGGCCGACGAGACCGCCGGGCTCGCGGGTGGCGTCGTGCTCCGGACGCCGGTCGGGCAGGGGCTCTTCGACTTCGGGCACGTGGACGGCCCTGCCGAGCAGGCCCTGCTGCAGCATCCGCTGGGGCTCTGCGCGCTGGCCGACGGCAGCGTCCTGGTCGCCGACACCTACAACGGCGCGCTGCGGCGCTACGACCCGGTCACGCGGATGGTCTCGACCGTCGCGACCGGGCTGCGGGAGCCGAGCGACGTGACGGTGGCGGGTGATCCGGCCGCGGCGCCGCAGGACGGCGTCCTGGTGGTGACCGTCGTGGAGTCCGCGGGCCACGAGGTGCGCCGGCTCGGCATACGGCTGGACGGTCAGCAGGTCACCGGGCTGTCGCACACCACCCGCCGCCCGCCGACCGAGCTGGCTGCGGGCGAGGTGGCGCTGCAGGTGAGCTTCGTGCCACCCACCGGTCAGAAGCTCGACACCCGCTGGGGCGACCCCACCCAGCTCATGGTCTCGGCCTCGCCGCCCGCGCTGCTGCGCGAGGGTGCCGGCACCGCCCGGGGGCTGACGCGACGGCTGGTGCTCGACGACCGGGTGGGTGACGGGATCCTGCACGTCAGCGTGCGGGCGGCCGCCTGCGACGGCGATCCCGTGACCGGGGAGATCCCGGAGCACGCGGCCTGCCACCTCTACCAGCAGGACTGGGGCATCCCCGTGGTGCTGGTAGAGGGAGCCCCGGCTGTCCTTCCCTTGGACCTGCGCGGGGTCTAG
- a CDS encoding ABC transporter substrate-binding protein: MRTTLTLATGVVLALGLTACGGGSDPLATTSAGAGSGSGSATGGAKVVVGSADFPESKLLAEVYAGALRAKGVAVDTKLGIGSRETYIPALKDGSIDVIPEYTGALDRYLTKDAKAADPAGILAELRAGLPQQLEVLTPAKAEDKDAVVMTRARASALGVKSIADLAGKSQDLTIGGPAEWQSRSYGIPGLERTYGLTFKDFRKLDAGGPLAVQGLKNGQVDLANIFTTDPAIQVNDFVVLEDPKNFFPAQQIAPLVVTGRVDAKGKAALDAVSAKLDTAALTTLLKQVTVDHRKPADVAADWLKTSALG; this comes from the coding sequence ATGCGCACGACCCTGACCCTCGCGACCGGAGTCGTCCTCGCCCTCGGCCTGACGGCGTGCGGCGGCGGCAGCGATCCCCTGGCCACCACCTCCGCGGGCGCCGGATCGGGCTCCGGCTCCGCCACCGGTGGCGCCAAGGTCGTCGTCGGATCCGCGGACTTCCCCGAGTCCAAGCTCCTGGCGGAGGTGTATGCCGGGGCCCTGCGCGCCAAGGGCGTCGCCGTCGACACCAAGCTCGGGATCGGCTCGCGGGAGACCTACATCCCGGCCCTCAAGGACGGCTCGATCGACGTGATCCCGGAGTACACCGGGGCGCTGGACCGCTACCTCACCAAGGACGCCAAGGCTGCCGACCCCGCCGGCATCCTCGCCGAGCTCCGCGCGGGCCTGCCCCAGCAGCTCGAGGTCCTCACGCCGGCCAAGGCCGAGGACAAGGACGCCGTGGTGATGACCCGGGCCCGGGCCTCCGCGCTCGGCGTGAAGTCCATCGCCGACCTTGCGGGCAAGTCCCAGGACCTCACCATCGGCGGTCCCGCGGAGTGGCAGTCCCGCTCCTACGGCATCCCCGGGCTCGAGCGGACCTACGGCCTGACCTTCAAGGATTTCCGGAAGCTCGACGCCGGCGGGCCGCTGGCCGTCCAGGGCCTGAAGAACGGCCAGGTCGACCTGGCCAACATCTTCACCACCGACCCGGCGATCCAGGTCAACGACTTCGTGGTGCTGGAGGACCCCAAGAACTTCTTCCCCGCCCAGCAGATCGCGCCGCTCGTCGTGACGGGTCGGGTGGACGCCAAGGGCAAGGCCGCGCTCGACGCGGTCTCGGCCAAGCTCGACACCGCCGCGCTCACGACGCTGCTGAAGCAGGTGACCGTGGACCACCGCAAGCCTGCCGACGTGGCCGCCGACTGGCTCAAGACGAGCGCGCTGGGCTGA
- a CDS encoding ABC transporter permease, with product MISSLMHWLSDPASWSGPEGIPTRIVEHLACTALTVALAALIAVPAGLWVGHTGRGKRLVVNLLNGARSIPTLGLLFLAILLLGPHLSGDAAFLVPVVLVLVVLAVPPILAGTVSGVEQVDPAARDAAKGMGMTGSQVLRHVEIPCAMPLLVSGLRSATMQVVATATVAATVSIGGLGRYLIDGQAAHDYARMAGGGVLVAVLALVVDLLLGVVQRLVVSRGLTGGSGPRRPRRRPAPDAPDGIPAADPTRPDRTSASAA from the coding sequence ATGATCTCCTCCCTGATGCACTGGCTGTCCGACCCGGCCAGCTGGTCCGGTCCCGAGGGCATCCCGACGCGCATCGTCGAGCACCTGGCCTGCACGGCGCTGACGGTCGCCCTCGCCGCGCTGATCGCCGTGCCCGCAGGACTGTGGGTCGGCCACACCGGCCGCGGCAAGCGACTGGTCGTCAACCTGCTCAACGGCGCCCGCTCCATCCCCACGCTCGGGCTGCTCTTCCTGGCGATCCTGCTCCTCGGGCCGCACCTGAGCGGCGACGCGGCCTTCCTCGTGCCCGTGGTGCTCGTGCTGGTCGTGCTCGCCGTCCCCCCGATCCTCGCGGGCACCGTCAGCGGCGTCGAGCAGGTCGACCCCGCCGCCCGCGACGCCGCCAAGGGGATGGGGATGACCGGCTCGCAGGTCCTGCGCCACGTCGAGATCCCCTGCGCCATGCCGCTGCTCGTGTCCGGGCTGCGGTCCGCGACGATGCAGGTCGTCGCCACGGCAACCGTGGCGGCCACCGTGTCCATCGGGGGCCTGGGGCGCTACCTCATCGACGGCCAGGCCGCTCACGACTATGCCCGGATGGCGGGCGGCGGCGTCCTGGTCGCCGTCCTGGCCCTGGTGGTCGACCTGCTCCTCGGCGTCGTCCAGCGCCTCGTGGTCTCCCGCGGACTCACCGGCGGTTCCGGCCCGCGGCGTCCTCGTCGGCGGCCGGCTCCGGATGCCCCTGACGGCATACCTGCTGCCGACCCCACGCGCCCCGACCGCACGTCCGCGTCCGCGGCGTGA
- a CDS encoding ABC transporter ATP-binding protein, with protein sequence MIRFDDVTKTYPDGTTAVGGLTLECPTGQITVFVGPSGCGKTTSLRMINRMIEPTSGTITIDGVDSASMDPDELRRGIGYVIQHAGLFPHRTILDNVTTVPRLLGQDKARARARAMELLEIVGLDPALARRYPAQLSGGQQQRVGVARALAADPPVMLMDEPFSAVDPVVRDQLQDEFLRLQGELGKTIVMVTHDIDEAVKLGDRIAVMRVGGQLSQVGTPERLLRDPHDDFVADFVGRDRGYRGLAFTHAGRMPLHPEPTVRLGDGLDEVRRVAGDAAWVLALDEAGRPQGWARVAALDDRVEPSLLHRGGTVARADGSLRAALDAALSSPTRKGVLVDEDGRFVGTVRGPEILAEIERAPGESA encoded by the coding sequence ATGATCCGTTTCGACGACGTGACCAAGACCTATCCGGACGGCACGACCGCCGTCGGTGGACTCACCCTGGAGTGCCCCACCGGGCAGATCACGGTCTTCGTCGGCCCCTCCGGCTGCGGCAAGACGACCAGCCTGCGGATGATCAACCGGATGATCGAGCCCACCAGCGGCACGATCACCATCGACGGGGTCGACTCGGCCTCGATGGACCCGGACGAGCTGCGCCGCGGCATCGGCTACGTCATCCAGCACGCCGGGCTCTTCCCGCACCGCACCATCCTGGACAACGTCACCACCGTGCCGCGGCTGCTGGGGCAGGACAAGGCCCGGGCCCGCGCCCGCGCGATGGAGCTTCTCGAGATCGTCGGCCTGGACCCCGCGCTCGCCCGGCGCTATCCGGCGCAGCTGTCCGGCGGTCAGCAGCAGCGGGTCGGCGTGGCCCGGGCGCTCGCGGCCGACCCGCCGGTGATGCTCATGGACGAGCCCTTCTCGGCCGTCGACCCGGTGGTGCGCGACCAGCTGCAGGACGAGTTCCTGCGCCTGCAGGGCGAGCTCGGCAAGACCATCGTGATGGTCACCCATGACATCGACGAGGCCGTCAAGCTCGGCGACCGGATCGCGGTCATGCGCGTCGGCGGGCAGCTCTCGCAGGTGGGCACCCCCGAGCGGCTGCTGCGCGACCCGCACGACGACTTCGTCGCGGACTTCGTCGGCCGGGACCGCGGCTATCGCGGTCTCGCCTTCACCCACGCCGGCCGGATGCCGCTGCACCCCGAGCCCACCGTGCGGCTCGGCGACGGCCTGGACGAGGTGCGGCGGGTCGCCGGGGACGCCGCGTGGGTGCTCGCGCTGGACGAGGCCGGGCGCCCACAGGGCTGGGCGCGGGTGGCCGCGCTCGACGACCGGGTCGAGCCGAGCCTGCTGCACCGCGGCGGCACCGTGGCCCGGGCCGACGGGTCGCTGCGGGCGGCCCTCGACGCCGCGCTGTCATCACCCACCCGCAAGGGCGTGCTCGTCGACGAGGACGGCAGGTTCGTCGGCACCGTCCGTGGCCCGGAGATCCTCGCCGAGATCGAGCGAGCCCCCGGGGAGTCCGCGTGA